The proteins below come from a single Hippocampus zosterae strain Florida chromosome 5, ASM2543408v3, whole genome shotgun sequence genomic window:
- the LOC127601036 gene encoding hepcidin-like, which produces MKAFSIAVAVTLVLAFIRIPEISALPFDEVRVQTEVARGGGGGDAPVAGLLDAAADGEPWTAYHARHKRQSNLSMCRWCCKCCRSYKGCGFCCKF; this is translated from the exons ATGAAGGCATTCAGCATTGCAGTTGCAGTGACACTCGTGCTCGCCTTTATTCGCATCCCGGAGATCTCGGCGCTCCCCTTCGACGAG GTGCGGGTGCAAACGGAGGTGGcgagaggcggcggcggcggcgacgctcCGGTTGCTGGCCTACTGGACGCGGCCGCCGACGGGGAGCCTTGGACGGCGTATCACGCGCGACACAAGCGGCAAAGCAACCTGTCCATGTGCCGCTGGTGCTGCAAATGCTGCCGCTCCTACAAGGGCTGCGGCTTCTGCTGCAAGTTCTGA